A stretch of the Panthera uncia isolate 11264 chromosome D1, Puncia_PCG_1.0, whole genome shotgun sequence genome encodes the following:
- the ARL2 gene encoding ADP-ribosylation factor-like protein 2, with protein MGLLTILKKMKQKERELRLLMLGLDNAGKTTILKKFNGEDIDTISPTLGFNIKTLEHRGFKLNIWDVGGQKSLRSYWRNYFESTDGLIWVVDSADRQRMKDCQRELQSLLVEERLAGATLLIFANKQDLPGALSSNAICEALELDSIHSHHWCIQGCSAVTGENLLPGIDWLLDDISSRVFTAD; from the exons ATGGGGCTTCTGACCATTCTGAAGAAGATGAAGCAGAAAGAGCGGGAGCTGCGACTGCTCATGCT AGGCCTGGACAATGCTGGCAAAACAACCATCCTCAAGAAGTTCAACGGGGAAGACATCGACACCATCTCCCCGACACTGGGCTTCAACATTAAGACCCTGGAACACCGGGG ATTCAAGCTGAACATCTGGGATGTGGGCGGCCAGAAGTCCCTGCGGTCCTACTGGCGGAACTACTTTGAGAGCACCGACGGCCTCATCTGGGTGGTGGACAGCGCCGACCGCCAGCGCATGAAGGACTGCCAGCGGGAGCTCCAGAGCCTGTTggtggaggag CGCCTGGCTGGAGCGACCCTCCTCATCTTTGCCAATAAGCAGGACCTACCCGGAGCGCTGTCCTCTAACGCCATCTGTGAG gccctggaGCTGGACTCCATTCACAGCCACCACTGGTGCATCCAGGGCTGCAGCGCCGTCACCGGGGAGAACCTCCTACCTGGCATCGACTGGCTCCTGGATGACATTTCCAGCCGCGTCTTCACGGCCGACTGA